Sequence from the Bacillus thuringiensis genome:
ACACCAGCTATCATTCATGGCGGACCATTTGCGAATATCGCTCACGGTTGTAACAGTGTTATCGCTACAACAATGGCAGCAAAATTAGGTGATTATGTTATTACAGAAGCTGGATTTGGTGCTGATTTAGGTGCTGAGAAATTTTTAGATATTAAAGCTCGTGCAGCTGGCATTAAACCAGAAGCAGTTGTTATTGTTGCTACAATTCGTGCGCTTAAAATGCATGGCGGCGTAGCAAAAGATCAATTAAAAGAAGAAAATGTAGATGCATTAGCAAAAGGTATGGAAAACTTACAGAAGCATGTTGAAACAATTCAAAGCTTCGGTGTGCCTTTCGTAATTGCAATTAATAAATTCATTACAGATACAGATGCAGAAGTTGCTTACTTACAAGAGTGGTGCAATGAGCGTGGCTATGCAGTATCCTTAACAGAAGTTTGGGAGAAAGGTGGCCAAGGCGGAGTTGACCTTGCTGAGAAAGTGTTAAAAGAAATTGAAAAAGGTGAAAACAACTACGCACCACTTTATGAATTAGAATTACCATTAGAAGAAAAAATTCGTACAATTGCTCAAAAAGTGTACGGTGCAAAAGATATTGAATTTGCTCCGAAAGCACGTAAGCAATTAGCTCAATATGAAGGAGAGGGTTGGAGTAACCTACCAATTTGTATGGCGAAAACACAATACTCTCTTTCTGACGATGCAACAAAATTAGGTCGTCCATCTGACTTTATCGTTACAATTCGTGAGCTAAAACCATCTATTGGTGCAGGGTTTATCGTTGCGTTAACAGGAACAATGTTAACAATGCCAGGCCTTCCAAAACAGCCAGCAGCACTACAAATGGATGTAAATGAAGATGGAAAAGCAGTAGGTTTATTCTAAAAGGTTGTAATTCATCTCGTTTATCTGTAAACTATATATACATCAAGTGGCGCCTTTCCATCGAAAGGCGCCTGTTTTTTGGAGGAAATTATGTTTGATCCAACTGCTTTTGATAATTTAAAAGTAATCGTAGAAGGTGCTGTTTATGATTTTGATTTACATGGAGATATTCTTGTAACAGATCGAAAAGATATGATGGACCTTGCCTCATTAAGTCGTATATACCGTATTTCATTTCAATTAACAGAACCGTTCGAACCGGTAGTAAAAGCAACATTTTCACTATCTGTAGATGCAAAGAACTTGTCTGGTGAAATATTGGAAGTACCACAATTTACACCAGGTTGTGAAATGAAGTTAGCATTTTCATTCCCGATAGAAAAGCCAGAGGTAGTGTGCGGTGAAATTGAAACTTTCATGCATTCTATATGGGGAAAAGAAAGAATGATTACGCAAAAACTTTCATACGAATATAATAAGCAAGCGATTTCATATCATAATAAGGTAGAGGTTCTATTTCAAAAAGCGATTACAGAAGACCATGTTGATGATTTAATAGCTGTTATTTCACACATGATAGAAACGGTGCGAACAATACAACATTTTCTTCAAAAATAGAGATAAAGGAGAAAAACAAATGATAAAAGATATGCAACCATTTTTACAACAAGCTTGGGAGAAGGCTGGTTTTAAAGAATTAACTGAAATTCAAAAACAAGCGATTCCAACTATTTTAGAAGGACAAGACGTTATAGCTGAATCTCCAACTGGAACAGGAAAAACATTAGCGTACTTATTACCCCTTTTACATAAAATTAATCCTGAAGTAAAACAACCACAAGTTGTTGTTTTAGCGCCAACACGTGAGCTTGTCATGCAAATTCATGAAGAGGTTCAAAAGTTTACCGCAGGAACTGAAATTTCAGGTGCATCTTTAATTGGTGGTGCAGATATTAAGCGCCAAGTTGAAAAATTAAAGAAACACCCAAGAGTAATTGTCGGTTCACCAGGCCGTATTTTAGAATTAATTCGTATGAAAAAGCTAAAAATGCATGAAGTGAAAACAATTGTATTTGATGAGTTTGATCAAATTGTAAAACAAAAAATGATGGGTGCTGTGCAAGATGTAATTAAATCAACGATGCGCGATCGTCAATTAGTATTTTTCTCGGCGACAATGACAAAAGCTGCAGAAGACGCAGCACGTGATTTAGCAGTTGAACCACAATTAACACGTGTAACACGTGCAGAGTCAAAAAGCTTAGTTGAGCACACATATATCATTTGTGAGCGACGCGAAAAAAATGATTATGTAAGAAGAATTATGCATATGGGTGATGTAAAAGCAGTTGCTTTCTTAAATGACCCATTCCGTTTAGATGAAATTACGCAGAAATTGAAATTCCGTAAAATGAAAGCAGCAGCTCTTCATGCAGAGGCAAGTAAGCAAGAACGTGAAGCAACGATGCGTGCATTCCGCAGCGGGAAATTAGAAATTCTACTTGCTACTGATATTGCGGCACGTGGAATAGATATCGATGATTTAACACATGTAATTCATTTAGAGTTACCAGACACTGTAGACCAATATATTCACCGCTCAGGACGTACTGGACGTATGGGTAAAGAAGGAACAGTCGTTTCTCTTGTAACACAACAAGAAGAGCGTAAATTACTTCAATTTGCAAAAAAACTAGGTATCGTGTTTACAAAGCAAGAAATGTTCAACGGATCATTTGTAGAAACGAAACCGAAAGCACCAAAGAAAAAGAAACCAGCATTTACTGGGAAGAAAAAGCCTAGATAAATGATGAGGAAGGCGTAACTATTTGTAGTTACGTCTTTTTTGTTTGTAATTGAATGAAAAAGGAATAATAACAGTATCTGTAGAAAGCTACATAGAATATAAAAACCATTAGGGGGAAATGAAATGATCCATAAAGTCGGACAAATTATGTTATATGTAAATAATCAAGATGAGGCAGTAAATTTTTGGACGGAAAAGGTAGGGTTTCATGTAGTTGCAGAAGAAGATAACAAACAAGGAATGAGATGGATTGAACTTGCTCCAACTAACGGTGCTGAAACGAGCATTATATTACATAATAAAGAAGTTATTTCGAAAATGAGCCCAGAATTAAATCTTGGTACACCGTCCTTAATGTTCTTCTCAGAAAATCTGGATCAATTATATGCAGATTTAAAAAATAAAAATGTTACTGTTGGAGAAATGGTAACTATGCCTTCTGGTAAAGTGTTTAACTTTGCTGATAGTGAAGGGAATTATTTTGCGGTTATGGAGAAAAACCAATAATAATAATATTGCTATGTGAAAATCCCCCTCAATATATTGAGGGGGATTAAATCTTTGAAGTGGATTTTTCATGAGAGAGTTGTTTAATAAAAAATGTACCCTTTTGAATAGCAGTTTCAATATAACCGACAATTTGATTAAACGTAAACACCTGTAAGTCTTCATGCAAGTGTTGCTCGGGATACAGCATATCTTCAAAAAGATACTTTCGAAAAGCTAAAACGTTTTCTTTAGAAACCTCTTCAATATCTACAATGTGAGTCTCTTGATTGAGAAGAGAGAAGAGCTGTTGTTCTTTATCGTAATGATGAAGTAACTTTGCATTTAACAATTTAAAATCGTTATAGTACAGAGGCGCGATAGTTTCGTCGTTTTCTATTCTATTTTTTAGCCAAGGTAGAAAAAAGCCACTTAGCCAATTATCATCGGCAATGAGGTGGGTGTAATAGCCTAAGAGAAAAGGGGAATCCATTTGAGCTTTATATTTTTGAAAGAAAGAATTGAAATCTATCCTTCTCGTATAGTTTTTCGTTGTGCCAGCGTAAAAATGTGAAGTTCCTTTTTCTTCTGCTGAATGAACCGCATCAGGGGCTACACCTCCAAGTATGAAAGAAGTTTTATCTTGAATACATAGTTTTTCGGCAATACCGTTAGCGATAATAGCATGCATAATTCGTGATCCCATGAATGACACCTCGGTTTCAAGTATTCATTTCAGGAAGAGGACTGAACAGTTAGTATTACTTTCCCTGTACTTTTTCTACTTTCGACCCATTCATGTGCTTTCCCTGCATCTTGGAGTGGAAAAGATTTCGTAGCCTTGATTTGCAAACGTCCATCACGCAAATAACGGAATACTTCATTTGCAGTTTCTTGGAGTAGTTCAGGGCGTTGTTTTCGTGTAGTGCCAAAGCTAAAACCGAGTATAGAACGGCAACTGGCATGTAAATCTTTCGTTTGGAAATTTCCAATTTCACCGCTAGCATTACCGAAATGAACGAGACGACCGTAATAAGCAAGACAGTTTAAACTTCTTTCAGAAACAGTTCCAGAAATAGAGTCCAAAATTATATTAACCCCTTCTCCGTTTGTCAGCTCATTGGCTTTCTCTACAAAATCTTCATCTTGATGAAAAATAACATAATCAGCTCCAGCATCTAAAGCGATTTTTCTTTTTTCTTCACTTCCGACAGTACCGATTACTTTTCTAGCCCCTAATAGTTTTGCAAGTTGAATCGCTGTAGTGCCAATTCCGCCAGCAGCTGCATGAATGAGTACAGATTCACCTTGTTGAATCCTAGCAACATTTGCGAGTAAATTATAGCTTGTAAAAGATACGATAGGACAAGCGGCTGCAGTTTGAAAGTTGACCTCATCAGGTAAAGCAAAAGTAAGATTTTCATTTGCAACAACATATTCAGCGTAAGATCCATTTTGAGGAAAAGCGATGACACGCTGTCCAGGATAAATATTTTTCACATGAGAACCGACACGTTCTACCATACCAGCAGCATCTATCCCTGGAATAAAAGGTAGTGCTTTATTTCCTTTTTTGCCATAACGTGATTTAATATCGGCGAAATTAACACTTGTAGCAACAACACGAATTAAAACTTGATCTTCTGAAATAGCCGGAATATCTACATCTGTATATTTCATCACTTCAGGACCACCGAACGACGTTACAACGATAGCTTTCATCATATATCCTCCTAAATTTGACTATATAAATCATTTTAAGTCTTCATTAGAAATTGGAAAATTATATAATAGTTATGCAAGGTTATAAGTGAAGCTTATGAACTCATTGAATCATTATATTAATTTATATAAAAAAACTTTTTAAAAAAATCGAACGAAATATAAATTACTTGCCAATATATTGTGTAAGACAAAGGAGGGCTGGTATATGAAGAGTGAAATAGATTACGTGCATTTCATTCAATTAACTTTATCAGGCAATAAAGAAGCGTATAGCGAATTGTATGATAAAACGATTCAAGAAGTATATAAAACAGCACATTTTTTAATAGATGATAAAACGGATGTAGATGATGTCGTTCAAGAAATATACATACAGCTATATGAATCGCTTCGTAAATATGATACCGAGAAACCATTTCGTCCTTGGCTAATTGGGCTTGCGATTAAACAAATTCATTCTTATAGAAGAAAGAGGTGGATGCGTCTACGAATTATAAAAAAAGCGGAAGAGCAAAGAAAACCAGTACAAATTGATATTTCTAACGATGTTGTAAGTAAAGTATCCAACCAAAAACTAATCGAACTCATTCATAAATTACCGTATAAATTAAAACAAGTTATTATCTTAAGATACTTACACGATTATTCACAAGAAGAAGTAGCACAAATATTACATATTCCAATTGGTACTGTGAAATCTAGAATTCACGCAGCATTAATAAAACTACGTCAAAAAGAGCAAGTAGAAGAAATCTTTTTAGGAGAGGTAGGGAATGTGAAATGAGTTTAGATTGCAGAATTAAAGAATCTATACAAGAGGAAGCAAATGGGATTGTTGCCCCGCCCGAGTTAAAAGAAAAAGTAATCGTTCAAATAAAAATGAAGAGCGGGGGAAGTAAAAGGAAGAAGCGCCTTATCGCAGGAGTGCTTGCAGCGGCTTTTTTAATCCCGACGACTGGTTTTGCGTATCAATCTATTATGGCTGATGGTATATACGGGTCTTTCGAGAATTTAAAAAAACATGCCGGAGCAATGACATTAGAAGCGTATATGCGTTTTAATGCAAAATTATCAGAAGCGAAAGATGAAATGGGTGCGAAGGAATATGAAGAGTTTACAAAAGAACTAAAAAAATTAACAAATGCAAAGCTGGTATATGGAGATTCAAACGGTAATATTGATTATGATCAATTATCACCAGCAAAAAGAGAAGAGATGAAGAAGGTAAGTATGAGGCTTCAACCATACTTTGATAAATTAAATGGTCATAAATCTAGTAAAGAAGTATTAACACTAGAAGAGTTTGATCACTATATGGAAGCTTTAATGACACATGAAATCGTACGAGTGAAGACAAAATCAACTGGTGGGATGAAAGTAGAAGAAGTACCTGAGGCATACAAAGAAAGATTTATTAATGCGGAGCAGTTTATGGAGTATGTAGCTGAAAAGGTGAGATAAGTAAAAAAAGCTCATAGCTTTAGCTATGAGCTTGCTGTATTGAAAGGGAAAACATATTAACCACCTATTCCTTTTGCTAGCAATAGGAAGTATACAACTACTAATATTAAGCCATTTAATGCCGTACCAACTATTCCGAATAACCAATTCTTTGATGCGATTGCAAAAAGAATACCGAGTAATGAAAGTATTGCTAGAATCGTAATAATTAAAGTTAGATTTGCATTAGGTCCTCTTAGAATAAAGAAAGAACATATA
This genomic interval carries:
- a CDS encoding DEAD/DEAH box helicase produces the protein MIKDMQPFLQQAWEKAGFKELTEIQKQAIPTILEGQDVIAESPTGTGKTLAYLLPLLHKINPEVKQPQVVVLAPTRELVMQIHEEVQKFTAGTEISGASLIGGADIKRQVEKLKKHPRVIVGSPGRILELIRMKKLKMHEVKTIVFDEFDQIVKQKMMGAVQDVIKSTMRDRQLVFFSATMTKAAEDAARDLAVEPQLTRVTRAESKSLVEHTYIICERREKNDYVRRIMHMGDVKAVAFLNDPFRLDEITQKLKFRKMKAAALHAEASKQEREATMRAFRSGKLEILLATDIAARGIDIDDLTHVIHLELPDTVDQYIHRSGRTGRMGKEGTVVSLVTQQEERKLLQFAKKLGIVFTKQEMFNGSFVETKPKAPKKKKPAFTGKKKPR
- a CDS encoding DUF3600 domain-containing protein, with protein sequence MSLDCRIKESIQEEANGIVAPPELKEKVIVQIKMKSGGSKRKKRLIAGVLAAAFLIPTTGFAYQSIMADGIYGSFENLKKHAGAMTLEAYMRFNAKLSEAKDEMGAKEYEEFTKELKKLTNAKLVYGDSNGNIDYDQLSPAKREEMKKVSMRLQPYFDKLNGHKSSKEVLTLEEFDHYMEALMTHEIVRVKTKSTGGMKVEEVPEAYKERFINAEQFMEYVAEKVR
- a CDS encoding VOC family protein: MIHKVGQIMLYVNNQDEAVNFWTEKVGFHVVAEEDNKQGMRWIELAPTNGAETSIILHNKEVISKMSPELNLGTPSLMFFSENLDQLYADLKNKNVTVGEMVTMPSGKVFNFADSEGNYFAVMEKNQ
- a CDS encoding formate--tetrahydrofolate ligase, giving the protein MTTTTTVKSDIEIAQEASMKKIQEIAADLNILEDELEPYGHYKGKLSLDIFKRLQDEKDGKVVLVTAINPTPAGEGKSTVTVGLGQAFNRIGKKTVIALREPSLGPTMGLKGGAAGGGFSQVVPMEDINLHFTGDIHAITTANNALAAFIDNHIQQGNALGIDTRKIVWKRCVDLNDRALRNVVIGLGGPVQGVPREDGFDITVASEIMAVFCLATDIQDLKARLSRIVVAYNFANQPVTVKDLGVEGALTLLLKDALKPNLVQTLENTPAIIHGGPFANIAHGCNSVIATTMAAKLGDYVITEAGFGADLGAEKFLDIKARAAGIKPEAVVIVATIRALKMHGGVAKDQLKEENVDALAKGMENLQKHVETIQSFGVPFVIAINKFITDTDAEVAYLQEWCNERGYAVSLTEVWEKGGQGGVDLAEKVLKEIEKGENNYAPLYELELPLEEKIRTIAQKVYGAKDIEFAPKARKQLAQYEGEGWSNLPICMAKTQYSLSDDATKLGRPSDFIVTIRELKPSIGAGFIVALTGTMLTMPGLPKQPAALQMDVNEDGKAVGLF
- a CDS encoding sigma-70 family RNA polymerase sigma factor, with translation MKSEIDYVHFIQLTLSGNKEAYSELYDKTIQEVYKTAHFLIDDKTDVDDVVQEIYIQLYESLRKYDTEKPFRPWLIGLAIKQIHSYRRKRWMRLRIIKKAEEQRKPVQIDISNDVVSKVSNQKLIELIHKLPYKLKQVIILRYLHDYSQEEVAQILHIPIGTVKSRIHAALIKLRQKEQVEEIFLGEVGNVK
- a CDS encoding zinc dependent phospholipase C family protein; translation: MGSRIMHAIIANGIAEKLCIQDKTSFILGGVAPDAVHSAEEKGTSHFYAGTTKNYTRRIDFNSFFQKYKAQMDSPFLLGYYTHLIADDNWLSGFFLPWLKNRIENDETIAPLYYNDFKLLNAKLLHHYDKEQQLFSLLNQETHIVDIEEVSKENVLAFRKYLFEDMLYPEQHLHEDLQVFTFNQIVGYIETAIQKGTFFIKQLSHEKSTSKI
- a CDS encoding quinone oxidoreductase family protein, whose amino-acid sequence is MKAIVVTSFGGPEVMKYTDVDIPAISEDQVLIRVVATSVNFADIKSRYGKKGNKALPFIPGIDAAGMVERVGSHVKNIYPGQRVIAFPQNGSYAEYVVANENLTFALPDEVNFQTAAACPIVSFTSYNLLANVARIQQGESVLIHAAAGGIGTTAIQLAKLLGARKVIGTVGSEEKRKIALDAGADYVIFHQDEDFVEKANELTNGEGVNIILDSISGTVSERSLNCLAYYGRLVHFGNASGEIGNFQTKDLHASCRSILGFSFGTTRKQRPELLQETANEVFRYLRDGRLQIKATKSFPLQDAGKAHEWVESRKSTGKVILTVQSSS